In the genome of Tripterygium wilfordii isolate XIE 37 chromosome 19, ASM1340144v1, whole genome shotgun sequence, one region contains:
- the LOC119985063 gene encoding uncharacterized protein LOC119985063 isoform X1, protein MYVYIEIYIYVNRFSYCPPHGNNFAGCFFHQLQGNMIQWCLCLLMLLLANNIPHSEATSRSENKIKSAVFLSPKLTFGPGVVVNKLLYNVDFPKGHIAIKSFNGELVDEAGNSVPLHETYLHHWVLERYYQLKDSANSSNVTRIQVKNSGLCEGSFLRQYFGLGSETRKTETHIPDPYGIEAGNPAEIPYGYEEIWMLNVHGIDTRGVENTLGCTECWCDLYNVTENINGQPLSPNYKGGLLCCNDGKQCRLRKNYKGAIRNLYLRYTVKWVDWDSKNIIPLNIYIFDITDTERVNNTSGIISIQHNCQIEYDVQTCNATGVARKKRCIDAKTTSLTIPTGGYLIYGVGHQHAGGAGTTLYGKHGRVLCSSLPTYGKGKEAGNEAGYIVGMSTCYPKPGSVKIADGEKLVVESNYNSTQEHIGVMGLFYILVADRIA, encoded by the exons atgtatgtatatattgaaatctatatatatgtaaacaGATTTAGTTACTGTCCACCACACGGAAATAACTTTGCTGGCTGCTTCTTTCATCAATTG CAGGGCAACATGATTCAATGGTGTTTGTGCTTACTGATGCTGCTACTGGCAAATAACATTCCACATTCAGAAGCTACTAGCAGAAGTgaaaataagatcaaatctgCAGTTTTTCTATCACCTAAATTGACTTTCGGACCGGGAGTAGTCGTGAACAAACTTTTATACAACGTTGATTTTCCCAAAGGTCATATTGCTATCAAGAGTTTCAATGGTGAACTCGTCGATGAGGCCGGAAATTCAGTTCCCCTTCACGAAACCTATCTGCATCACTGGGTTCTCGAAAGATACTATCAGCTCAAAGACTCGGCTAATTCCAGCAACGTTACTAGAATTCAAGTGAAAAATAGTGGCCTATGCGAGGGTAGTTTTCTGAGGCAATATTTTGGCCTCGGATCCGAAACGCGAAAAACAGAAACACACATTCCAGATCCTTATGGAATAGAAGCTGGTAATCCAGCTGAAATTCCTTATGGATATGAGGAGATATGGATGCTTAATGTCCACGGAATCGATACGCGAGGCGTGGAAAATACATTGGGATGCACTGAATGCTGGTGTGATCTATATAATGTCACAGAGAATATTAATGGTCAGCCATTGAGTCCAAACTACAAAGGAGGTTTATTATGTTGCAACGATGGAAAGCAGTGCAGATTAAGGAAAAATTATAAGGGTGCCATTAGGAATCTCTATCTGAGATATACAGTCAAATGGGTTGATTGGGATAGCAAAAACATTATTCCACTCAACATTTATATCTTTGACATCACAGATACTGAGAGAGTGAATAATACCTCAGGCATAATCAGTATCCAACATAATTGCCAG ATTGAGTATGATGTTCAGACTTGCAATGCTACTGGTGTAGCTAGGAAGAAAAGGTGCATTGATGCCAAAACGACGAGCCTCACCATTCCAACCGGTGGGTATCTCATCTATGGCGTTGGCCACCAACATGCAGGTGGTGCTGGTACAACTCTATATGGAAAG CATGGACGCGTTTTATGTTCTTCATTACCGACTTATGGGAAAGGGAAAGAAGCAGGGAATGAAGCTGGTTATATTGTTGGAATGTCAACCTGCTATCCTAAACCAGGCTCTGTCAAGATCGCCGACGGGGAGAAACTTGTTGTGGAGTCGAATTATAACAGTACCCAGGAGCACATTGGAGTGATGGGACTCTTCTATATTTTGGTTGCAGACCGTATTGCCTAA
- the LOC119985063 gene encoding uncharacterized protein LOC119985063 isoform X2, which translates to MYVYIEIYIYVNRFSYCPPHGNNFAGCFFHQLGNMIQWCLCLLMLLLANNIPHSEATSRSENKIKSAVFLSPKLTFGPGVVVNKLLYNVDFPKGHIAIKSFNGELVDEAGNSVPLHETYLHHWVLERYYQLKDSANSSNVTRIQVKNSGLCEGSFLRQYFGLGSETRKTETHIPDPYGIEAGNPAEIPYGYEEIWMLNVHGIDTRGVENTLGCTECWCDLYNVTENINGQPLSPNYKGGLLCCNDGKQCRLRKNYKGAIRNLYLRYTVKWVDWDSKNIIPLNIYIFDITDTERVNNTSGIISIQHNCQIEYDVQTCNATGVARKKRCIDAKTTSLTIPTGGYLIYGVGHQHAGGAGTTLYGKHGRVLCSSLPTYGKGKEAGNEAGYIVGMSTCYPKPGSVKIADGEKLVVESNYNSTQEHIGVMGLFYILVADRIA; encoded by the exons atgtatgtatatattgaaatctatatatatgtaaacaGATTTAGTTACTGTCCACCACACGGAAATAACTTTGCTGGCTGCTTCTTTCATCAATTG GGCAACATGATTCAATGGTGTTTGTGCTTACTGATGCTGCTACTGGCAAATAACATTCCACATTCAGAAGCTACTAGCAGAAGTgaaaataagatcaaatctgCAGTTTTTCTATCACCTAAATTGACTTTCGGACCGGGAGTAGTCGTGAACAAACTTTTATACAACGTTGATTTTCCCAAAGGTCATATTGCTATCAAGAGTTTCAATGGTGAACTCGTCGATGAGGCCGGAAATTCAGTTCCCCTTCACGAAACCTATCTGCATCACTGGGTTCTCGAAAGATACTATCAGCTCAAAGACTCGGCTAATTCCAGCAACGTTACTAGAATTCAAGTGAAAAATAGTGGCCTATGCGAGGGTAGTTTTCTGAGGCAATATTTTGGCCTCGGATCCGAAACGCGAAAAACAGAAACACACATTCCAGATCCTTATGGAATAGAAGCTGGTAATCCAGCTGAAATTCCTTATGGATATGAGGAGATATGGATGCTTAATGTCCACGGAATCGATACGCGAGGCGTGGAAAATACATTGGGATGCACTGAATGCTGGTGTGATCTATATAATGTCACAGAGAATATTAATGGTCAGCCATTGAGTCCAAACTACAAAGGAGGTTTATTATGTTGCAACGATGGAAAGCAGTGCAGATTAAGGAAAAATTATAAGGGTGCCATTAGGAATCTCTATCTGAGATATACAGTCAAATGGGTTGATTGGGATAGCAAAAACATTATTCCACTCAACATTTATATCTTTGACATCACAGATACTGAGAGAGTGAATAATACCTCAGGCATAATCAGTATCCAACATAATTGCCAG ATTGAGTATGATGTTCAGACTTGCAATGCTACTGGTGTAGCTAGGAAGAAAAGGTGCATTGATGCCAAAACGACGAGCCTCACCATTCCAACCGGTGGGTATCTCATCTATGGCGTTGGCCACCAACATGCAGGTGGTGCTGGTACAACTCTATATGGAAAG CATGGACGCGTTTTATGTTCTTCATTACCGACTTATGGGAAAGGGAAAGAAGCAGGGAATGAAGCTGGTTATATTGTTGGAATGTCAACCTGCTATCCTAAACCAGGCTCTGTCAAGATCGCCGACGGGGAGAAACTTGTTGTGGAGTCGAATTATAACAGTACCCAGGAGCACATTGGAGTGATGGGACTCTTCTATATTTTGGTTGCAGACCGTATTGCCTAA
- the LOC119985212 gene encoding pentatricopeptide repeat-containing protein At5g61800 — MQLTAVIKHCKDVQQLQQVHAQFITTGLLRLHPPHILTNILHSINNFAVTTADVKSSSAAVLSYAISVFNSISNPSTFCYNTIIRAHTLLSAPLSALGIFARMHKLSVPPDFHSFPFALKACAQLRAVWTTVTIHSQVFKFGFVADLYVVNCLIHGYAAIGSLTDAYWVFDESPDKDVISYNTLIDGFVKFGDVVRAREVFNMMPVRDAVSWGTLVAGYAQAKQCKEAIELFCEMMNTGIRPDNRALVSALSACAERGELERGKAIHEYIKQNRIRVDSFLSTGLVDLYAKCGCIETAADIFESSPDKSSFTWNAMITGLAMHGHGHLSLNYFSRMKEAGIPPDGISFLGVLVGCSHTGLVREAQKLFDEMESVYGVTRELKHYGCMADLLGRAGLIKEAMEMIKGMPTGGDAFVWAGLLGGCRIHGNVGIAEKAAEQVMELKPKDGGVYSIMANVYASAERWDEVTKIRRLMDANKKVKRIAGYSLIQLNGVMHEFIAGDTLHPLTDEIYLVLNEIREHQFETC, encoded by the coding sequence ATGCAACTCACTGCCGTAATAAAGCATTGCAAAGACGTACAACAGCTCCAACAAGTTCACGCTCAATTTATCACCACCGGCCTTCTCCGTCTCCATCCTCCTCACATCTTAACTAATATCCTCCACTCCATTAACAACTTCGCCGTCACCACTGCCGACGTGAAATCGTCGTCTGCAGCTGTACTAAGCTATGCAATCTCAGTCTTCAATTCTATCTCAAACCCATCAACGTTTTGCTACAACACCATCATTAGAGCACATACTCTTCTCTCGGCCCCTCTGTCTGCCCTCGGCATTTTTGCTCGAATGCACAAACTCTCCGTCCCTCCTGATTTCCACTCCTTCCCTTTTGCCCTCAAGGCCTGCGCTCAGCTTCGGGCGGTTTGGACGACTGTAACAATCCACTCTCAAGTATTTAAGTTCGGGTTTGTGGCTGATCTGTATGTCGTTAATTGTCTTATTCATGGGTACGCGGCAATTGGGTCTTTGACGGATGCATATTGGGTGTTTGATGAAAGTCCTGACAAGGACGTTATCTCTTATAATACTTTGATTGATGGATTTGTGAAATTCGGTGACGTTGTACGAGCTAGGGAAGTGTTTAATATGATGCCCGTACGAGATGCCGTCTCTTGGGGTACCCTTGTTGCTGGTTATGCTCAGGCCAAGCAATGTAAGGAGGCAATTGAGCTCTTTTGTGAAATGATGAACACTGGGATTCGACCGGATAATAGAGCATTGGTTTCTGCTCTTTCTGCTTGTGCAGAGCGGGGAGAACTAGAGCGAGGCAAGGCAATTCACGAATACATTAAACAGAACAGGATTCGAGTGGATTCCTTCTTGTCAACTGGGTTGGTGGATCTGTATGCAAAGTGTGGTTGCATCGAGACTGCCGCGGATATCTTTGAGTCAAGTCCTGATAAGAGCTCGTTTACCTGGAACGCCATGATTACTGGGCTAGCAATGCACGGTCATGGCCACCTATCATTGAATTACTTCTCGAGAATGAAAGAGGCTGGAATTCCACCGGATGGAATAAGCTTCCTTGGAGTCCTGGTGGGATGTAGCCACACCGGTCTAGTTCGTGAAGCACAGAAACTATTTGATGAGATGGAATCTGTCTATGGGGTCACTCGAGAACTCAAGCACTATGGCTGCATGGCTGATTTGCTAGGACGGGCCGGTTTGATCAAGGAAGCAATGGAAATGATAAAGGGGATGCCCACTGGGGGTGATGCATTTGTGTGGGCTGGATTGCTTGGAGGATGTAGAATACATGGCAATGTCGGGATTGCGGAGAAGGCAGCAGAGCAAGTAATGGAGCTCAAGCCTAAAGATGGTGGGGTTTATTCAATCATGGCTAATGTTTATGCCAGTGCAGAGAGATGGGACGAGGTAACCAAGATTAGGAGATTAATGGATGCTAATAAGAAGGTCAAGAGGATTGCTGGTTACAGCTTGATTCAGTTGAATGGGGTTATGCATGAATTTATTGCTGGAGATACCTTGCATCCTCTAACTGATGAGATATATCTAGTTTTAAATGAAATCAGAGAACATCAATTTGAGACTTGTTAA
- the LOC119985829 gene encoding calnexin homolog, whose product MGLSLRLALPFFVAFVSFQQLSASDDDTIFYDSFDETFEGRWIVSDKDDYKGVWKHSMSEGHDDYGLLVSEKARKYAIVKELEKPVSLKDDTVVLQYETRLQNGLECGGAYIKYLRPQEAGWLAKEFNNESPYSIMFGPDKCGATNKVHFILNHKNPRSGEFVEHHLKFPPSVPSDKLSHVYTAIIKPDNELRILIDGEEKKKANFLSAEDFEPPLIPAKTIPDPDDKKPEDWDERAKIPDPDAVKPDDWDEDAPLEIEDGDAVKPEGWLDDEPLEIDDPEAVKPDDWDDDEDGEWEAPKIDNPKCDTAPGCGEWKRPTIRNPAYKGKWHSPLIDNPNYKGIWKPQEIPNPNYVELDKPDSEPIAAIGIEIWTMQDGILFDNILIAKDEKVAESYRETTWKPKFTAEKEKQKVEDEAAGSDGALAGFQKKVFDFLYKIADIPFLSSHKLKILDIIEKGEKQPNLTIGVLVSIVVVITTILFKIIFGGKKPAKVEPKASVAAETSNKEGASEEKEEENEREDTGAAPRRRRSEN is encoded by the exons ATGGGGCTCTCTCTGCGATTAGCTCTGCCGTTCTTCGTAGCTTTTGTTTCGTTTCAGCAGCTCAGCGCCTCGGATGATGATACG ATCTTTTACGACTCCTTCGATGAGACCTTCGAAGGGCGATGGATCGTTTCAGATAAAGATGACTATAAAG GTGTTTGGAAGCACTCAATGAGTGAGGGGCATGATGATTATGGACTTCTTGTGAGTGAGAAGGCCAGAAAGTATGCAATTGTCAAAGAGCTCGAGAAGCCTGTGAGTCTTAAGGATGATACCGTCGTCCTCCAATATGAGACACGCCTACAAAATGGGCTCGAGTGTGGTGGTGCATATATCAAATATCTTCGACCCCAGGAGGCTGGGTGGTTGGCTAAAGAATTTAACAACGAATCACCTTATTCTATTATGTTTGGTCCTGACAAATGTGGTGCCACAAACAAGGTGCACTTTATCCTGAACCACAAGAACCCAAGGAGCGGGGAGTTTGTTGAACATCATCTCAAGTTCCCACCCTCGGTTCCATCTGACAAGCTGTCGCATGTTTACACAGCCATTATAAAGCCTGACAATGAGCTACGTATTCTCATTGAtggggaggagaagaagaaggcaAATTTCCTCTCAGCTGAAGATTTTGAACCACCACTAATTCCTGCCAAAACAATCCCCGATCCAGATGATAAGAAACCCGAGGACTGGGATGAGAGAGCAAAAATTCCTGACCCCGATGCTGTGAAGCCAGATGATTGGGATGAGGATGCACCCTTGGAAATCGAAGATGGGGATGCAGTGAAACCTGAAGGCTGGCTAGATGATGAACCTCTGGAGATAGATGATCCTGAGGCAGTAAAACCTGACGATTgggatgatgatgaggatggtGAATGGGAGGCGCCTAAGATTGATAACCCAAAGTGTGATACAGCCCCAGGGTGTGGTGAATGGAAGAGGCCAACAATTAGGAATCCGGCTTACAAGGGAAAATGGCATTCCCCACTCATTGATAACCCCAACTATAAGGGCATATGGAAACCCCAGgagattccaaacccaaattacgtTGAGCTTGACAAGCCTGACTCTGAGCCTATTGCTGCCATTGGTATTGAGATTTGGACCATGCAAGATGGTATACTGTTTGACAATATTTTGATTGCAAAAGATGAAAAGGTGGCAGAGTCCTATCGGGAAACCACTTGGAAGCCAAAATTTACAGCGGAGAAAGAGAAACAGAAGGTGGAGGATGAAGCTGCTGGTTCAGATGGTGCTCTTGCAGGCTTCCAG AAGAAGGTGTTCGATTTCCTATACAAGATTGCTGATATTCCATTCTTGAGTTCGCATAAGCTTAAAATTCTT GATATAATTGAAAAGGGAGAGAAGCAACCCAATCTTACCATTGGGGTCCTCGTCTCTATTGTTGTGGTCATTACCACCATTTTATTTAAGATTATCTTTGGAGGAAAGAAGCCG GCAAAGGTAGAGCCAAAAGCCAGTGTTGCTGCTGAGACATCCAACAAAGAAGGAGCCagtgaagagaaagaggaagagaacgAGAGGGAAGATACCGGTGCTGCTCCACGCCGGAGAAGAAGTGAGAACTAA